Proteins co-encoded in one Rubrobacter indicoceani genomic window:
- a CDS encoding mechanosensitive ion channel family protein codes for MQAVTRSLTDGLSSLLGFLPTLIGAVLILIIGFIIAKVLQGLVTRVLDSMGFQGWMEKGGIKQFFDRSQTNQTPLSIIGKLVFWLIFFIAITMAVDTLGITAISDVLAQFIAYIPQIIAAILILVLATLLANFVAGIVRGATGSNVMGSVAQYGIIVFAAFAALTQLGIAPELIAPTFLILLGGVALAAAIAFGLGAQGTAQRLVEQGYQKGGEAKQQVERQQAQQQSQPSGSSSSSRGGQQPERGDDPQPRRRR; via the coding sequence ATGCAGGCTGTAACACGATCACTAACGGATGGTCTCAGTTCCCTTCTAGGCTTCCTGCCGACGCTTATCGGCGCGGTGCTTATCCTTATCATCGGCTTCATCATCGCAAAGGTCCTTCAGGGCCTCGTGACCAGAGTTCTGGATAGCATGGGCTTTCAGGGCTGGATGGAGAAGGGCGGCATAAAGCAGTTCTTTGACCGCAGCCAGACAAATCAGACGCCGCTCTCCATCATCGGGAAGCTTGTCTTCTGGCTTATCTTCTTTATCGCCATCACGATGGCCGTTGACACTTTGGGCATCACCGCGATCTCGGACGTGCTGGCGCAGTTTATCGCCTACATACCGCAGATCATCGCCGCCATCCTCATACTGGTCCTCGCTACGCTTCTTGCGAACTTCGTGGCGGGGATAGTGCGGGGCGCGACGGGTTCGAACGTCATGGGCAGCGTGGCCCAGTACGGCATCATCGTTTTTGCGGCGTTTGCGGCCCTGACGCAGCTCGGCATCGCGCCGGAGCTTATAGCCCCGACGTTCCTGATCCTCCTCGGCGGCGTCGCCCTTGCGGCGGCCATCGCCTTCGGACTGGGGGCGCAGGGTACGGCCCAGCGGCTCGTCGAGCAGGGCTACCAGAAGGGTGGCGAGGCCAAGCAGCAGGTAGAGCGGCAGCAGGCGCAGCAGCAGAGCCAGCCCTCCGGTTCCTCGAGCTCCTCGCGTGGCGGCCAGCAGCCCGAGCGCGGCGACGACCCGCAGCCCCGCAGGCGCCGGTAG
- a CDS encoding DUF7282 domain-containing protein, with translation MTDRDPGNASNEQAPPVNENGGGGGGSRFGRLAIIIVALILLLLAVPFACQAIRGGGGGDTGGADNGSPGQGESSNGAASGDGSSGSSGGGSSESTMSGTTMMADSSEETTALSEAAETGSGAVSADLAQVPDIEGEATDGTTVTVPSVALSGGEGWLAVREDDDGEPGEVIGFAPLSSGENEDVNVSLDSPVSGSGELYVSVHRDDPADGAFSFPEGDPTVETEAGETAVAPVSYSLGGPEQAASPTETTSGSGPETALPDTGGPGENPGAAYLAPALGAALLALGLTLRSALRRRR, from the coding sequence GTGACAGACAGAGACCCGGGAAACGCCTCAAACGAGCAGGCCCCGCCCGTCAACGAAAACGGCGGTGGTGGAGGGGGCTCCAGATTCGGGCGGCTGGCGATAATCATCGTCGCCCTGATCCTCCTTCTTCTCGCCGTGCCGTTCGCCTGCCAGGCGATTCGCGGCGGCGGTGGTGGGGATACGGGCGGCGCCGATAACGGCTCGCCCGGCCAGGGTGAGTCCTCAAACGGTGCAGCCTCCGGCGACGGTTCTTCCGGCTCCTCGGGTGGCGGCTCGTCTGAGAGCACGATGTCCGGTACGACGATGATGGCTGACTCTTCCGAAGAGACCACCGCTCTCTCCGAAGCCGCCGAAACCGGATCGGGTGCGGTAAGCGCGGACCTCGCGCAGGTACCGGACATCGAGGGCGAAGCCACGGACGGCACGACCGTTACCGTGCCCTCGGTCGCCCTCTCCGGCGGCGAGGGCTGGCTTGCGGTGCGCGAAGACGATGACGGCGAACCGGGAGAGGTGATCGGTTTCGCCCCGCTCTCTTCGGGCGAGAACGAAGATGTGAACGTCTCGCTCGACAGCCCGGTGAGCGGCTCCGGCGAACTGTACGTCTCCGTACACAGAGACGACCCGGCGGACGGCGCGTTCTCCTTCCCCGAGGGCGACCCGACCGTAGAGACCGAAGCCGGTGAAACCGCCGTCGCCCCCGTCTCCTACAGCCTCGGCGGCCCTGAACAGGCGGCCTCCCCGACGGAGACGACCTCCGGCAGCGGCCCGGAAACCGCACTCCCCGATACCGGCGGGCCCGGAGAAAACCCCGGCGCGGCCTACCTTGCCCCGGCCCTCGGAGCGGCCCTGCTGGCCCTGGGCCTGACGCTTCGCAGCGCGCTTCGCAGACGCCGGTAA
- a CDS encoding polysaccharide deacetylase family protein: MQGNSEVGSRTKAVSGLYLRRWKQQRKLSVPVGEVGLTEAGVCTSKGYNTEEERYGAVDRRTLKRPGRGAQYGSGAVYLTFDDGPDPVWTPQVLDALDAGGARATFFVITPLAGRYPHLVERMISGGHAVALHCVRHIRHTALDAAEILADAEKGLGDLAALGVKTRNWRPPWGVVTEGTREAARTLGLELRLWSEDTHDWRGDPAAGMLESIAPGLAGGSVVLMHDGLGPGATRRGCPETLALIPALLESIRERRLSPAAMGAAVGAQVGAQVGPHRETRREGAGLSPA, encoded by the coding sequence ATGCAGGGAAACTCCGAGGTCGGAAGCCGCACGAAAGCGGTCTCCGGCCTCTACCTTCGCCGGTGGAAACAGCAGCGTAAACTGAGCGTGCCGGTCGGAGAGGTCGGGTTGACGGAAGCGGGGGTCTGCACCTCGAAGGGGTACAACACAGAAGAAGAGCGGTACGGAGCGGTTGACCGCCGGACCCTGAAGCGGCCCGGGCGCGGGGCGCAATACGGCTCCGGCGCGGTCTACCTGACCTTCGACGACGGCCCCGACCCGGTCTGGACGCCGCAGGTTCTGGACGCGCTCGACGCGGGGGGTGCGCGGGCCACCTTCTTTGTTATCACCCCGCTTGCCGGGCGGTACCCGCACCTTGTCGAGCGCATGATCTCCGGGGGACACGCGGTCGCGCTGCACTGCGTCCGGCACATCCGCCACACCGCACTCGACGCAGCGGAGATCCTTGCGGACGCCGAGAAAGGACTCGGGGATCTCGCCGCGCTTGGCGTGAAGACCCGGAACTGGAGGCCGCCCTGGGGCGTCGTTACGGAGGGCACCCGCGAGGCCGCCCGGACGCTCGGCCTCGAACTCCGGCTCTGGAGCGAGGACACGCACGACTGGCGCGGAGACCCCGCCGCCGGGATGCTCGAAAGCATAGCGCCGGGTCTTGCGGGCGGCTCCGTCGTCCTGATGCACGATGGCCTCGGACCGGGCGCGACCCGGCGGGGCTGCCCGGAGACCCTCGCGCTCATACCGGCGCTTCTGGAATCCATCCGGGAGCGCAGACTATCCCCGGCTGCGATGGGAGCGGCGGTCGGAGCGCAGGTCGGAGCGCAGGTCGGGCCGCACAGGGAAACCAGACGCGAGGGGGCCGGACTATCCCCGGCCTGA
- a CDS encoding acyl-CoA dehydrogenase family protein, with amino-acid sequence MREISAGAGARDRDPAFPEEPFGLLARGGFLALPLPGGASSSNGLSGNGLFGDGPSFAGEWRVLREVARADGSVGRVLDGHLNGVERVLLLAPEPLRSREIESIGAGELRLGVWGADPVPGEGEPARLVRRSGEIRLSGVKTFCSGAGGLDRALVAVRGEGGRPGPPHLAYVDLTDRSGYKVDRTWYRSSGMRSSESHRVVFDGARVLAVLGEPGELVREPYFSRDAIRTAASWAGISDLARDAALETLAAKSGPGGPDDLASLAAGRMIAHSETMDRWLQDASDRADNGPRRLAGAYAVALRQSVASACRALLDEAVRACGSHPFATAGPLDRAKRDLELILLQHRLEPALAKTGRRAIEETGSGGR; translated from the coding sequence GTGCGGGAGATTTCTGCCGGGGCCGGGGCCCGCGACCGCGACCCCGCCTTTCCGGAGGAGCCCTTCGGTCTTCTGGCCCGGGGCGGCTTTCTGGCCCTTCCGCTCCCGGGGGGTGCTTCTTCGAGCAACGGTCTGTCGGGGAACGGCCTCTTCGGGGACGGTCCGTCCTTTGCCGGGGAGTGGCGGGTGCTGAGGGAGGTCGCGCGGGCCGATGGATCTGTCGGTCGCGTTCTCGACGGACACTTAAACGGCGTCGAGCGGGTGTTGCTTCTAGCCCCGGAGCCGCTTCGAAGTCGGGAGATAGAAAGCATCGGAGCCGGGGAGCTCAGGCTCGGGGTGTGGGGGGCGGACCCGGTACCCGGCGAGGGCGAACCGGCCCGGCTTGTCCGGCGCTCGGGGGAGATCCGGCTCTCAGGGGTCAAGACCTTCTGTTCCGGGGCCGGGGGCCTCGACCGGGCCCTTGTAGCCGTGCGGGGCGAGGGCGGAAGACCGGGGCCGCCGCACCTGGCCTACGTGGACCTCACCGACCGCTCCGGCTATAAGGTAGACCGGACGTGGTACCGGAGCTCCGGGATGCGCTCTTCGGAGAGCCACCGGGTTGTCTTTGACGGGGCGCGGGTTCTGGCGGTGCTCGGGGAGCCGGGTGAACTGGTGCGCGAGCCGTACTTCAGCCGCGACGCCATAAGGACCGCCGCAAGCTGGGCGGGCATCTCCGACCTCGCCCGCGACGCCGCCCTTGAGACGCTCGCCGCAAAGTCCGGCCCCGGCGGCCCCGACGACCTCGCCTCGCTCGCCGCCGGGCGCATGATCGCCCACTCCGAGACGATGGACCGCTGGCTCCAGGACGCCTCGGACCGGGCCGACAACGGACCCCGGCGGCTCGCCGGGGCCTACGCCGTCGCCCTGCGGCAGTCCGTCGCCTCGGCCTGCCGGGCCCTGCTCGACGAGGCGGTCCGGGCGTGCGGTTCGCACCCGTTTGCAACCGCCGGGCCGCTCGACCGGGCGAAGCGCGACCTCGAGCTTATCCTTCTGCAGCACCGGCTGGAGCCGGCCCTTGCAAAGACCGGGCGCCGGGCTATCGAGGAGACCGGAAGCGGGGGGCGGTGA